A window from Exiguobacterium marinum DSM 16307 encodes these proteins:
- a CDS encoding YxeA family protein, giving the protein MKKWIGIAIVSIVLMVGLTKVDWNRIGKDTLFVEIKGATDIEETTLENGEVMKRYVYTQPAFSSEGKSKEVTFTAMKELREGAYLRLYVKDGDTVTSYEEVSRADVPQSITEK; this is encoded by the coding sequence ATGAAAAAATGGATTGGAATTGCAATTGTTTCGATTGTATTGATGGTCGGATTGACGAAGGTGGATTGGAATCGAATTGGGAAGGACACCCTTTTCGTTGAAATTAAAGGGGCGACAGACATTGAAGAGACGACGCTCGAAAATGGTGAGGTGATGAAGCGATACGTGTACACTCAGCCTGCCTTTTCGTCAGAGGGGAAGTCGAAGGAAGTCACCTTTACGGCTATGAAAGAGCTTCGGGAAGGGGCCTACTTACGTTTATACGTCAAGGACGGGGACACGGTCACGTCGTATGAGGAAGTGTCCCGTGCGGACGTACCGCAATCGATTACCGAAAAGTAA
- a CDS encoding YvrJ family protein: MSWPELISNLGFPIVVSLYLLHRIETKLDRMIQLLERMGTSNVSET; the protein is encoded by the coding sequence ATGAGTTGGCCTGAACTCATCTCAAATCTCGGGTTCCCTATCGTCGTCTCGCTCTATTTGCTTCATCGGATTGAGACGAAGCTCGATCGCATGATCCAGCTGCTCGAGCGAATGGGTACCTCGAACGTATCAGAAACCTAA
- a CDS encoding ABC transporter ATP-binding protein has product METLLQVKAIQKTYGKGDATFRALDDVSFTIEHGEFVGIMGPSGAGKSTLLNVLATIDTPTSGEILVEGDDIASMNEEALADFRRDHLGFIFQDYNLLDSLTVRENMLLPLAVSKTPVQETREKVERLAKRFGLEAILEQYPYQISGGQKQRTAVCRALISDPKLIFADEPTGALDSKSATDLLDTLARLNEAETTIMMVTHDAFAASFCRRVLYIQDGRLKKELIRGNASRDAFYQSILEELAKGGAVDDAI; this is encoded by the coding sequence ATGGAAACATTATTACAGGTAAAAGCGATTCAAAAAACATATGGGAAAGGGGATGCGACGTTTCGGGCGCTCGATGACGTTTCGTTCACAATCGAACACGGTGAATTCGTCGGAATCATGGGACCGTCCGGAGCGGGGAAGTCAACGTTACTCAACGTCCTCGCGACAATCGATACGCCGACGTCAGGCGAGATTTTAGTTGAAGGAGACGACATCGCATCGATGAACGAGGAGGCACTCGCCGATTTTCGGCGTGATCATCTCGGCTTCATTTTTCAGGACTACAACCTGCTTGACTCGTTGACGGTACGGGAAAACATGTTGCTCCCGCTCGCCGTTTCAAAGACGCCGGTCCAGGAGACACGTGAAAAAGTTGAACGGTTGGCGAAACGGTTCGGACTCGAAGCGATCCTCGAGCAGTACCCGTACCAAATCTCAGGCGGACAGAAACAGCGTACGGCCGTCTGTCGGGCGCTCATTTCAGACCCGAAACTGATTTTTGCCGATGAACCGACCGGCGCGCTCGACTCGAAGTCGGCGACCGATTTATTAGACACCCTCGCCCGTTTGAACGAGGCGGAGACGACAATCATGATGGTGACGCATGACGCCTTCGCGGCAAGTTTCTGTCGCCGTGTCCTCTATATTCAAGACGGTCGGTTGAAAAAAGAACTCATTCGCGGCAACGCCTCGCGGGACGCATTCTACCAATCAATCCTCGAGGAGCTCGCGAAAGGCGGTGCGGTCGATGACGCTATTTGA
- a CDS encoding sensor histidine kinase translates to MKWKLTGRYLLSILLIVTLVVFLNIAILFGLLINDRTGLDDVESNSGETFTRNFSTYLSIEDGEPVVSESGRKALEQYGAFVRFLDETGRVVSDVDTPSGLPDAYSPIELIQIYKYMDDELRLYFIGEYESYSYLIGVPEASERRALFMIDEQAILSYVSKAFLWILIVDLLVAALIGLLFSSRLTRPVYRLTERIQQLKQRDFSTAEPKQSGIYRPVFYDLNAVSQTLKTYERQREELDERRKEWMSNVSHDLLTPLASIQGYAELLDDDSLDDTERRQYAHVIERQAKYMKELLDDFNLTMRLQHGDFPLTLEETRLEPFVRELVIDVLNDPRFSERHIEFESTESGSVSLDRHFMKRALLNFLYNALLHNDDLVIVTVRVEGDIMTITDNGNGIAESDLPYIFERYYRGTNTDDARGSGLGMAISRDIIEAHGGKVEVDSEQERGTTIRITFTP, encoded by the coding sequence ATGAAATGGAAACTGACCGGTCGTTATTTACTGTCGATTCTATTGATTGTCACACTCGTCGTCTTTTTGAACATTGCCATCTTGTTCGGTCTCCTCATCAATGATCGGACAGGACTTGACGATGTCGAAAGCAACTCAGGGGAAACATTCACTCGAAACTTCAGTACGTATCTTTCAATTGAGGACGGCGAACCTGTCGTGTCAGAGTCAGGGCGGAAGGCGCTCGAACAGTACGGCGCGTTTGTTCGTTTTTTAGATGAAACCGGACGTGTCGTCAGTGACGTCGATACTCCGAGCGGACTGCCTGACGCCTATTCACCAATCGAGCTGATTCAAATCTATAAATATATGGATGATGAGCTTCGACTTTACTTTATCGGAGAATATGAATCGTATAGCTATCTCATTGGTGTGCCCGAAGCGAGTGAGCGTCGAGCGTTATTCATGATTGATGAACAAGCGATTCTCTCGTATGTATCAAAGGCATTCCTTTGGATTCTTATCGTCGACCTGCTCGTCGCCGCCTTGATTGGCTTGTTGTTCAGCTCACGTTTGACACGTCCCGTCTACCGCTTGACCGAGCGGATTCAACAGCTGAAGCAACGCGACTTTTCGACCGCCGAACCGAAGCAATCTGGGATTTATCGTCCTGTCTTCTATGACTTGAATGCCGTCTCACAGACGCTCAAAACGTACGAACGTCAGCGCGAAGAACTCGATGAACGTCGAAAAGAATGGATGAGCAACGTGTCTCACGATTTGTTGACCCCACTCGCATCCATTCAAGGGTACGCCGAACTGCTCGACGATGATTCGCTAGACGACACCGAGCGCAGACAATACGCGCACGTGATCGAGCGTCAGGCCAAATATATGAAGGAACTGCTCGACGATTTCAATTTGACGATGCGTCTGCAGCACGGCGACTTTCCGCTTACCCTCGAAGAGACAAGACTCGAGCCGTTCGTCCGTGAACTCGTGATCGATGTGTTGAATGATCCTCGCTTCAGTGAACGTCACATCGAATTTGAGTCGACCGAGTCAGGGTCCGTGTCACTCGACCGGCACTTTATGAAACGTGCCCTACTCAACTTCTTGTATAACGCCCTGCTCCACAACGACGATTTGGTCATCGTGACCGTTCGAGTCGAAGGCGATATCATGACGATTACAGACAATGGTAATGGAATCGCTGAATCTGATTTACCTTATATTTTTGAACGCTATTACCGGGGCACGAATACGGACGATGCGCGCGGAAGCGGTCTCGGCATGGCCATCTCGCGGGACATCATCGAAGCCCACGGTGGGAAGGTCGAGGTCGATAGTGAACAAGAAAGAGGCACAACGATTCGAATCACATTTACTCCATAA
- a CDS encoding C40 family peptidase — protein sequence MNSKSGLTYSFAALAAVSILTHADEAAAATTHTVRSGDTLWSISRSYDVSVATVKSLNGLSSNNIRVGQTLRLTGNASASTGGSSLTAASTNRVTTTHALNMRLAGGTWHRVLLTIPKGKTLTPIQSKGSWTKVSYGGQTGWVHNDYLQKASTSSGADTPSTVTPNAATAQTKVNLNLRSSKSTKTTVVLTIPKGKTVTVLAVEGSWSKVKYGTKTGYVANTYLTTSESATPTSPSTEQSINQQFTTTANLNVRQGAGIGYALVTSIPNGTVVQATKQSGSWYYVTYNGKSGYVSAGYLKQTTTTPSDPAPNEGDAGAGNATVDYIVNTPSLNVRSSSSTSATIIGSVKAGQTLRVVESSKGWLQIYYGNTVGFVASAYVKTVPKGSSEGPAWVEGSYDANSYYTYYPTSIRSQASEASSTVGSTLRGELLNIIGETATHYRLSSGFVAKSAVTEIKGQSAQSTRLSTIQVAKQYVGTPYVWASSSPANGGFDCSGLIYYVFNQSGVSIPRTNVANYWSGAYFGAQLPKSFVPQPGDLVFFENTYTAGPSHMGIMINSDTFIHAGSYGLGYNQISKEPYWQSRLIGYKRP from the coding sequence ATGAATTCAAAGTCTGGTCTCACTTACTCATTCGCGGCTCTCGCAGCGGTAAGTATACTTACCCACGCGGACGAAGCTGCGGCTGCAACCACGCATACGGTACGTTCTGGTGATACATTATGGTCCATCAGCCGTTCCTACGATGTATCTGTCGCGACGGTTAAATCTTTGAACGGACTATCCTCTAACAATATTCGCGTCGGTCAGACACTACGTCTCACAGGAAATGCGTCTGCATCGACAGGCGGTTCATCGTTGACCGCTGCGAGTACGAATCGTGTCACGACGACGCATGCGTTGAACATGCGACTCGCCGGAGGAACGTGGCACCGCGTCCTCTTGACGATTCCAAAAGGCAAAACGCTCACCCCGATTCAATCAAAAGGATCGTGGACGAAAGTCAGTTACGGCGGACAGACCGGGTGGGTGCATAACGACTATTTACAAAAAGCTTCCACGTCAAGCGGAGCAGACACGCCTTCGACTGTCACACCGAACGCGGCGACGGCCCAAACGAAAGTAAACTTGAATCTTCGCTCGTCGAAGTCAACAAAGACGACCGTGGTGCTCACGATTCCTAAGGGCAAGACGGTCACCGTCTTAGCTGTCGAAGGCTCATGGTCGAAAGTAAAGTACGGGACAAAAACTGGATATGTCGCCAATACATATTTAACGACATCTGAATCAGCGACACCTACGTCACCGAGTACAGAACAATCCATCAACCAACAGTTCACCACGACCGCAAACTTGAATGTTCGGCAAGGTGCCGGCATCGGCTACGCCCTCGTCACGTCCATCCCGAACGGCACGGTCGTCCAGGCGACGAAACAGTCAGGTAGCTGGTACTATGTCACGTATAATGGTAAATCCGGATACGTGAGCGCCGGTTATTTAAAGCAAACGACCACGACACCGAGTGACCCTGCCCCCAATGAAGGAGATGCCGGTGCTGGCAATGCCACTGTTGATTACATCGTCAACACTCCCTCTTTGAACGTCCGTTCGAGCTCTTCAACGAGTGCGACGATTATCGGTAGTGTCAAAGCGGGACAGACGTTGCGCGTCGTCGAGTCTTCAAAAGGTTGGCTACAAATCTATTACGGGAATACGGTCGGCTTTGTTGCCTCGGCCTATGTGAAAACGGTCCCGAAAGGCTCGTCAGAAGGTCCGGCTTGGGTCGAAGGTTCCTATGACGCGAACTCGTACTATACGTACTATCCGACTTCGATTCGGTCACAGGCGAGCGAGGCGAGCAGTACGGTCGGTTCGACACTCCGCGGAGAACTGTTGAACATCATTGGAGAGACGGCTACGCACTATCGGCTCTCTTCAGGATTTGTCGCAAAATCAGCCGTCACAGAAATCAAAGGACAAAGCGCTCAGTCGACACGACTTTCGACCATCCAGGTCGCTAAACAGTATGTGGGTACACCATACGTGTGGGCATCTTCTAGCCCGGCCAACGGCGGATTCGATTGTTCAGGTCTCATCTATTATGTATTCAATCAATCCGGTGTCAGCATCCCACGTACGAACGTGGCCAATTATTGGAGCGGCGCTTACTTCGGAGCACAATTACCGAAGTCGTTCGTCCCGCAGCCCGGTGATCTCGTCTTTTTCGAAAACACGTATACCGCAGGACCATCGCATATGGGCATCATGATTAACTCTGATACATTCATCCATGCCGGTTCATACGGATTAGGTTATAACCAAATCAGTAAAGAACCGTATTGGCAATCACGCTTGATCGGTTATAAGCGCCCGTGA
- a CDS encoding FtsX-like permease family protein: protein MTLFELAKKNVARNLSRYALYVGTTIFSIVIYFTFATLKHSHEISALAETSQKISGLMSTSTFILMLFVALFIAYSNAFFLRGRKREVGLYSLLGVRKKQIGLLLLFENIVIGAVSLVVGIILGLFGSNVLLQLLMRLMDSDLNIGFAFSASAFIETFLVFLAIFLFTSFQGYRVIYRFKLIDLFHADKSGEGVPTAKGWVALTGVLAIGVAYWLALQDLMTSSLWKMLGLAMPLLIIGLSVIGSALLFHSVLIFGLTWLKGKERWSWKRLNLLTTSQLLYRIRGNAKTLTLISIISATAITAGGAIFSVYYYAEENVSSYTPYTYAWKGDAVEVDGATFESSVEQKTIRTEAQYGERELGVIDESTYRHLLQGLGEAEPAPFKQGEVVWVDPFYDERYSEDLESAELSGQTVDVTTRLEDSPLNVMTFGGSFLVVANDMFKTMTEPSETYHVALTESFKDQRDQSERLTKLGLESFSSAPDVYAETMAMNGALLFVGTFLGLVFLVATGSVIYFKTMTEAEDDRSKYAILQKIGISDRDVRRTVRQQIIVVFLAPFALGILHATVALIAFSNLLSMNFTIPVLVWMGVYTAIYAIYYGITVRRFMTAIR from the coding sequence ATGACGCTATTTGAGCTCGCGAAGAAAAACGTCGCGCGTAATCTGTCGCGATACGCACTCTACGTTGGGACGACCATCTTTTCCATCGTCATCTACTTCACGTTCGCGACACTGAAGCACAGTCATGAGATCAGTGCGCTTGCGGAGACATCACAAAAGATCAGCGGATTGATGAGCACATCGACGTTCATCCTGATGCTGTTCGTCGCCCTCTTTATCGCCTATTCGAACGCATTTTTCCTAAGGGGACGGAAACGGGAAGTGGGACTCTACTCACTTCTCGGTGTCCGAAAGAAACAAATCGGGCTGTTGCTCTTGTTTGAGAACATCGTCATCGGAGCGGTGTCCTTGGTCGTCGGCATCATTCTCGGGCTGTTCGGGTCGAATGTGCTCTTACAACTATTGATGCGATTGATGGACAGTGACTTGAATATCGGCTTCGCCTTCTCGGCGTCGGCATTTATCGAGACGTTCCTCGTCTTTCTTGCCATCTTCCTCTTCACTTCGTTCCAAGGTTATCGGGTCATCTATCGTTTCAAGTTGATTGACTTGTTCCATGCGGACAAGAGTGGGGAAGGCGTCCCGACGGCGAAAGGGTGGGTCGCTCTCACAGGTGTGCTCGCGATTGGAGTGGCGTATTGGCTCGCGCTTCAGGATTTGATGACGTCATCCCTTTGGAAAATGCTCGGACTCGCGATGCCGCTTCTCATCATCGGATTGAGTGTCATCGGATCGGCGCTTCTCTTCCATAGTGTCTTGATCTTCGGATTGACGTGGTTGAAAGGGAAGGAGCGCTGGTCATGGAAACGGCTCAACTTGTTGACGACGTCACAGCTTCTATATCGCATCCGCGGGAACGCAAAAACGCTCACGTTGATCAGCATCATCAGTGCGACAGCGATCACGGCAGGCGGGGCCATCTTCAGTGTCTACTATTATGCGGAAGAAAATGTGTCGTCGTATACACCATACACGTACGCCTGGAAAGGGGATGCGGTCGAGGTGGATGGAGCGACGTTCGAATCAAGCGTCGAACAGAAGACGATTCGGACGGAAGCGCAGTACGGAGAGCGTGAGCTCGGGGTCATCGATGAGTCGACATACCGGCATCTCCTTCAAGGTCTCGGAGAAGCAGAGCCGGCCCCGTTCAAACAGGGTGAGGTCGTATGGGTCGACCCGTTCTATGACGAACGTTATTCGGAAGATCTCGAATCGGCAGAACTGTCAGGACAAACGGTTGACGTGACAACGCGCCTTGAAGATTCGCCGCTCAACGTGATGACGTTCGGCGGGTCGTTCCTCGTCGTCGCAAACGACATGTTCAAGACGATGACGGAACCGAGCGAGACGTATCACGTCGCCCTCACGGAGTCGTTCAAGGATCAGCGTGACCAGTCCGAACGTCTAACGAAACTCGGTCTCGAATCGTTCTCGAGTGCACCGGACGTGTACGCCGAGACGATGGCGATGAACGGGGCGCTTCTCTTTGTCGGGACATTCCTTGGACTCGTCTTCCTTGTCGCGACAGGCAGCGTCATCTACTTCAAGACGATGACGGAGGCAGAGGATGATCGGTCGAAGTATGCGATTTTACAGAAAATCGGGATATCCGATCGGGATGTGCGCCGGACGGTGCGCCAACAGATCATCGTTGTCTTCCTCGCCCCGTTCGCTCTCGGGATTCTGCATGCGACCGTGGCGCTCATCGCGTTTTCTAACTTGTTGAGCATGAATTTCACGATACCGGTCCTCGTGTGGATGGGCGTCTATACTGCGATTTATGCAATCTACTATGGCATCACGGTTCGCCGCTTCATGACGGCGATTCGATAA
- a CDS encoding sensor domain-containing phosphodiesterase, with amino-acid sequence MIEKNFSNRTYRKHQEKLFELVRMPIVTEKTVQEAIRYMCEIVADMLAVDTVSIWHFDTSYQSISCQVAYSHESGTHYPKLSVHRELAADYFGALQTERVLMFEDVRSHPWVKELYTEYFVEGQRIHSMLDAPIYANNRAKGVICCETFLPRKWNYLEELIVSTLADFIAILYFRLDRQLVDEHLHQLAYTDELTGLMNKYAFVDEIDSLRLHTEGFLGAVLYIRADDFRSIEDAIGSEASDLIVKEMASRLRKVVDESRMARTSQSGFVIWIPYGERRKVHTLAEHLCEQVTRLPYRINELDVVLTTSAFISIEIEGRSTLDMIHTTRVVAGQSNGKRGVIAFFEEEMAQKASDRLRLEMNLRLGVLSEQFELYYQPKVIADSGKLKGFEGLMRWNHPERGLVPPLDFIPLAESTGIIIDLEEWAFVTACRQLKQWHNRGDRYELALNLSARHFLSEGVVEKFAQIAREEGICTSYMTLEITESVGMENQQHVIDRFIAFREEGFSISIDDFGTGFSAFVYLKHYPIHEIKIDRQFIQVTENDPTGNVIVESIVDLARGLNLKTVCEGVETLEQWNALRGLGCDEMQGYYFSRPLPLQELETWIASYTTQTRDA; translated from the coding sequence ATGATCGAGAAGAACTTTTCAAACCGAACATATCGTAAACATCAAGAGAAACTGTTCGAACTCGTGAGAATGCCGATTGTGACCGAGAAAACCGTACAGGAGGCGATTCGATATATGTGTGAGATCGTCGCTGATATGCTGGCGGTCGATACAGTGTCAATTTGGCATTTTGACACATCATATCAATCCATTTCGTGCCAAGTCGCCTATTCTCACGAATCAGGTACACATTATCCGAAGTTGTCGGTTCATCGTGAACTCGCAGCGGACTATTTTGGGGCGCTTCAGACAGAACGGGTCCTCATGTTCGAGGACGTTCGAAGTCACCCGTGGGTGAAGGAACTATACACAGAGTATTTTGTGGAAGGTCAGCGTATCCACTCGATGCTCGATGCTCCGATTTACGCGAACAATCGCGCTAAAGGTGTGATTTGTTGCGAAACATTTTTACCGCGGAAGTGGAACTATCTTGAAGAATTAATTGTGAGCACGCTTGCGGACTTTATCGCAATCCTTTACTTTCGACTCGACCGTCAGTTAGTTGATGAACATCTTCATCAACTGGCCTATACGGATGAATTAACGGGATTGATGAATAAGTACGCGTTTGTCGATGAAATCGATTCACTTCGTCTTCATACGGAAGGTTTTCTCGGTGCTGTTCTTTATATTCGAGCCGATGATTTTCGATCGATTGAAGATGCTATCGGTTCTGAAGCGTCTGATTTGATTGTCAAAGAAATGGCGAGTCGATTGCGCAAGGTGGTCGATGAGTCTCGAATGGCTCGAACGTCTCAATCTGGATTTGTCATTTGGATTCCTTACGGGGAACGGAGGAAAGTGCATACGCTTGCGGAACACTTATGTGAGCAAGTGACACGTCTCCCGTATCGAATTAATGAATTAGATGTTGTGTTGACGACGAGCGCGTTCATCTCGATCGAAATTGAAGGTCGCTCCACATTAGACATGATTCATACAACTCGGGTTGTTGCGGGTCAATCGAATGGGAAGCGGGGAGTCATTGCGTTTTTTGAAGAGGAGATGGCACAGAAAGCATCAGATCGCCTAAGGCTAGAGATGAACCTACGATTGGGAGTCCTGTCAGAACAGTTTGAATTATATTATCAACCAAAAGTTATTGCTGATTCTGGAAAATTGAAAGGGTTCGAAGGATTGATGCGCTGGAATCATCCGGAGCGTGGTCTCGTCCCGCCACTCGACTTCATTCCGCTCGCCGAATCGACGGGGATCATCATTGACCTAGAAGAATGGGCGTTCGTAACGGCCTGTCGCCAGCTCAAACAGTGGCATAATCGTGGAGACCGCTACGAGCTTGCGCTCAACTTATCGGCGCGTCATTTCTTATCTGAAGGGGTCGTCGAAAAATTTGCCCAAATCGCACGTGAAGAAGGAATCTGTACGAGTTATATGACTCTTGAGATTACAGAGAGCGTTGGGATGGAAAACCAGCAACACGTCATCGACCGTTTCATCGCCTTCCGGGAAGAAGGATTTTCCATTTCCATCGATGACTTCGGGACCGGGTTCTCAGCATTCGTCTACTTGAAGCACTATCCGATTCATGAGATCAAAATCGATCGACAGTTCATTCAAGTGACAGAGAACGACCCGACCGGGAACGTCATCGTTGAATCCATCGTCGACTTAGCACGCGGATTGAACTTGAAGACGGTTTGTGAAGGCGTCGAAACGCTTGAACAGTGGAACGCATTACGTGGACTCGGCTGTGACGAGATGCAAGGGTACTATTTCTCTAGACCGTTGCCGCTTCAAGAACTTGAAACATGGATTGCTAGCTATACGACACAGACAAGGGACGCCTGA
- a CDS encoding response regulator transcription factor, whose translation MKQPRILIVDDEQDLCMLIQRALEKEGFHEIRTAHTLKDGFDAFETFRPHLAILDVMLPDGEGYQLCQQMRAHSTIPILFLSAKSEEVDKLLGLAIGGDDYITKPFSPKEVAFRVKAQLRRVSMMEAPMEETTVGPFQMNEDETEVYVNGVRLELTAKEVGLLACFLRNPNRILSKETLFTQVWGESFFGSDNTVMVHIRRLREKVEPNPSEPTYIKTVKGLGYRLTV comes from the coding sequence ATGAAGCAACCAAGAATTCTGATCGTAGATGATGAACAAGACTTATGTATGTTGATTCAACGCGCGCTCGAGAAGGAAGGATTTCACGAAATCCGGACCGCCCATACGTTGAAGGACGGGTTTGACGCCTTCGAGACGTTCCGTCCACACTTGGCGATTTTAGACGTCATGCTGCCGGACGGGGAAGGCTATCAGCTCTGCCAACAGATGCGGGCGCACTCTACTATCCCGATCCTCTTCCTATCTGCCAAATCGGAAGAAGTCGATAAACTGCTCGGACTCGCCATCGGTGGGGATGATTACATCACGAAGCCGTTCAGTCCAAAAGAAGTGGCCTTCCGCGTGAAAGCACAGCTGCGACGGGTGTCGATGATGGAAGCACCGATGGAAGAGACGACCGTCGGACCCTTTCAAATGAATGAAGACGAGACGGAAGTGTATGTGAACGGGGTGAGATTAGAGTTGACGGCCAAAGAAGTCGGTCTCCTCGCCTGCTTTTTACGCAACCCGAACCGAATCCTGAGCAAGGAGACGCTTTTTACCCAAGTATGGGGCGAGTCGTTCTTCGGGTCGGACAATACCGTCATGGTCCACATCCGGCGTCTCCGTGAAAAAGTCGAACCGAATCCATCCGAGCCGACATATATCAAGACGGTCAAGGGACTTGGCTATCGGTTGACGGTGTAA